In Asterias amurensis chromosome 4, ASM3211899v1, one genomic interval encodes:
- the LOC139936580 gene encoding microfibril-associated glycoprotein 4-like, producing MGIGWMWNVIGAICLVTVTLVSARMCVLGTEPDESFGGRVRFVLPPGDPCSCTELMLGGHNSHYAPPRKDKPVYIDNLPMNAEGLRRSQGCPEESTQRESTQMSTSEAETSDLPTTRETLAPVVYRDCQDAFNKGQTTSGVYTIEPYGVEFDAYCDMATEKGYIVIQKRFDGSVDFKKNWADYKNGFGDLNGEFWLGNEKLHQITSQSPKYELLVTLTAFDGSDAQARYNDFSVKGDEDNYEINTGIFDIPENTVSAGNGLESKQFSTFDHDHDDDEKNCAELLSGGWWVSHCSDAPTNLNGVYSDTHVGIYWSPWKGSDVSLIATEMKIRCFEGC from the exons ATGGGAATCGGCTGGATGTGGAATGTCATCGGTGCAATTTGCCTTGTGACAG TGACTTTGGTGTCTGCTCGTATGTGTGTTCTGGGCACGGAACCAGATGAATCTTTTGGCGGCAGAGTTCGGTTCGTTCTCCCGCCTGGTGATCCGTGTTCCTGCACAGAACTCATGCTGGGTGGACACAACTCTCATTATGCGCCGCCCAGAAAGGACAAACCTGTCTACATCGACAACTTACCAATGAACGCTGAAGGACTCCGTAGATCACAAGGATGCCCAGAAGAAAGCACGCAAAGAGAATCGACGCAAATGTCAACATCTGAGG CGGAGACATCCGATTTGCCAACCACCAGGGAAACTCTAGCACCGGTAGTGTATAGAGACTGCCAGGATGCTTTTAATAAGGGTCAGACAACCAGCGGAGTATACACCATCGAACCGTACGGGGTCGAATTCGATGCATATTGCGATATGGCAACAGAAAAGGGGTACATT GTGATTCAAAAACGCTTCGATGGATCTGTAGACTTTAAGAAGAACTGGGCCGATTACAAAAACGGTTTTGGAGACCTAAATGGAGAGTTCTGGCTGGGGAACGAGAAGCTCCATCAGATAACGTCCCAGAGTCCGAAGTATGAACTGTTGGTGACTCTGACTGCATTCGACGGCTCTGATGCTCAAGCTAGGTACAATGACTTCAGCGTCAAAGGCGACGAGGATAACTATGAGATAAACACTGGTATTTTTGACATCCCAGAAAACACCGTCAGCGCTG GTAACGGTTTGGAATCGAAACAGTTCTCAACGTTTGACCACGACCACGACGACGATGAAAAGAATTGTGCCGAGTTGCTGAGTGGCGGTTGGTGGGTTTCTCATTGCTCGGACGCACCGACTAATCTAAATGGCGTGTACTCTGACACCCACGTGGGAATATACTGGTCACCATGGAAGGGTAGCGACGTATCCTTAATAGCAACTGAAATGAAGATAAGATGTTTTGAAGGTTGTTAA